From a region of the Impatiens glandulifera chromosome 4, dImpGla2.1, whole genome shotgun sequence genome:
- the LOC124934980 gene encoding protein bfr2-like — translation MGRDSALFRHLSQVDFEEIRLKELTEASVAESLRLPTTGQDATADIELKTFEAACQILSATKEPIKVSDSKSTLKPEWPKEESRQKAAPAKAKAESKGKEKVTFSEPPQQTEDEESASRSERTDTEKTEDERSVNEDEHSAQSPNDAGPNTNPEITEGGEEDDEEDGEEAGDEGSDKDKEEAEEAEADRVTLKLLKIAKERAESIEELYLEWQEHRFGTPYREILPGHTDLE, via the exons ATGGGGCGTGATTCGGCTTTGTTTAGGCACctatctcaggtggatttcgaggaaatccggctgaaaG AACTCACCGAGGCATCGGTGGCAGagagcctgcgccttccaacaaccggccaggatgcaacggcggaCATTGAGCTCAaaacctttgaggcggcttgccagattctATCGGCAACTAAAGAGCCGATCAAAGTATCTGACAGCAAATCAACGTTgaagccgga gtggccgaaagaagaaagccgacaAAAAGCGGCCCCGGCCAAAGCAAAGGctgaaagcaaaggaaaagagaaagtaaCTTTCTCAGAACCGCCGCAGCAGACGGAGGATGAAGAGTCGGCTTCCCGCTCTGAAAGAACCGATACAGAGAAGACCGAGGACGAAAGATCGGTCAATGAAGACGAGCATTCGGCCCAGAGCCCCAATGATGCCGGACCTAACACCAACCCTGAGATCACCGAAGGtggtgaagaggatgatgaagaGGATGGTGAAGAAGCCGGTGATGAAGGCAGCGACAAAGAtaaggaggaggccgaagaagcagaggccgatagggtAACTCTAAAACTCCTAAAGATCGCCAAAGAGCGGGCCGAGTCAATTGAGGAGTTATACCTGGAATGGCAAGAGCACCGGTTCGGCACACCGTATAGggaaatcctaccgggccacacagaCTTGGAATGA
- the LOC124934982 gene encoding uncharacterized protein LOC124934982 has product MEFPQNVKEAQLWLLSDILQEEPFYNKRPAPFTDIESLLDQRQKRNVAVSPMNTRPLVPPQPQGFGYPVRQDPMTNNRPSSFTIPTRPEAPYSHQNRVQFPVPIGGYNEHLFRAPMNLKESGAGAGARRKSGGTGVFIPTARGTASARNRPIYKVIKDDVPQPVQEKSVEENVDVSPELCLPPEWIY; this is encoded by the exons ATGGAATTCCCTCAAAATGTAAAAGAAGCACAGTTATGGCTTCTATCTGATATCCTTCAGGAGGAGCCTTTCTACAACAAGAGGCCTGCTCCATTCACCGACATCGAGTCTTTACTCGACCAGCGTCAGAAACGAAACGTCGCCGTATCGCCAATGAACACAAGGCCTCTAGTTCCACCACAGCCACAG GGTTTCGGTTATCCCGTTCGTCAAGATCCGATGACCAATAATCGTCCGTCAAGTTTCACAATTCCTACCAGACCGGAGGCTCCTTACTCGCATCAGAACCGTGTCCAATTTCCGGTTCCG aTTGGCGGCTACAATGAACACCTATTTAGGGCACCGATGAATCTGAAAGAGAgtggtgctggtgctggtgccCGCAGGAAAAGCGGCGGAACTGGCGTGTTCATTCCGACTGCCAGAGGAACAGCTTCTGCTAGAAATCGACCAA TCTACAAAGTAATTAAGGATGATGTTCCTCAGCCTGTGCAAGAGAAAAGTGTTGAGGAAAATGTAGATGTTTCGCCAGAGCTATGTTTGCCACCAGAGTGGATTTACTGA